In a genomic window of Desulfomicrobium macestii:
- a CDS encoding fibronectin type III domain-containing protein, translated as MSTTRHAFRFSLTLWVLAAMLVLTLAPPAGAAAKSGAGVLLAASDGKGEIRFLWAPPAGYWPAGGWRLLDQNGKTLADIAPLSPEHMSALDAQEAQLVRAIVQGLTTAGSQEEFANLRPVLGMQAMSSWARARALGVAHALPGLPKGKRTYSVVGLSASGAPSKTRLDCAPVDAGAATAPLPPPGGLRAEAHPQGAALFWNAPPVSPEIPVIAYSVERAENDGPPAPASPEAIILGQNWNSGEPAFIDELAQVGLNLTYTVRCLDAFGRTSPPVTAGLFMDDIQALLPPPQFTATARPGKVTLAWKAGDNPNIVGLAVERATSQNGLYTLLTPQALDPKTTTWTDTDVVDSIIYHYRVRSVSPTGEMGPPSGVATAMPPTATAPPAPQKVQARTSPIETQLTWDRAKFPIAGYIVERRAEGSAQWARLNPSITSDRHYRDQYITGTFGVYHYRIRAVSFDNKISPPSAEVRAAIEDTSKPPTPLITAIDGADGKVVLSFAPGVPEKKTATLSILRGKEGLRQGDVLAESLSADQHSFVDVAVEPGQSYWYAVLARDNAGRESELSGKRLVTVGVPAIPVPAAPSAEFVQDPFAHVLIRFTPPPASFLLTVQRRDSGDGPWRTIAKGVSDTDQAMDTNPSAGPASYRIIHHTATGMEGEPSPAITVTR; from the coding sequence ATGAGCACAACACGACACGCATTCCGATTCTCTCTGACCCTGTGGGTTCTTGCGGCCATGCTGGTCCTGACCCTCGCACCCCCGGCCGGCGCGGCAGCCAAATCGGGCGCGGGAGTGCTCCTGGCCGCCTCCGACGGCAAGGGCGAGATCCGATTCCTGTGGGCGCCCCCGGCCGGATACTGGCCCGCAGGCGGGTGGCGACTCCTGGACCAGAACGGCAAAACACTGGCGGACATTGCCCCGCTAAGCCCCGAACACATGTCGGCCCTGGACGCGCAGGAAGCCCAGCTGGTCCGGGCCATTGTCCAGGGACTGACCACGGCCGGGAGCCAGGAGGAGTTCGCAAACCTGCGGCCGGTCCTGGGAATGCAGGCCATGAGCTCCTGGGCCAGGGCCAGGGCCCTGGGCGTGGCTCACGCTCTTCCGGGGCTGCCCAAGGGAAAGCGGACCTATTCCGTCGTGGGCCTTTCCGCCTCGGGCGCACCGTCGAAAACCAGGCTGGACTGCGCCCCGGTCGATGCCGGAGCGGCCACCGCGCCCCTTCCGCCGCCCGGAGGACTGCGCGCCGAGGCCCATCCGCAGGGCGCGGCCCTGTTCTGGAACGCGCCACCCGTATCGCCGGAAATCCCGGTCATCGCCTATTCGGTTGAACGGGCGGAAAACGATGGGCCGCCTGCGCCCGCAAGCCCGGAAGCGATCATTCTCGGCCAGAACTGGAACAGCGGGGAACCGGCCTTCATCGACGAACTGGCCCAGGTCGGCCTGAACCTGACCTACACCGTGCGTTGCCTGGACGCCTTCGGGCGGACGAGCCCCCCGGTCACGGCCGGTCTGTTCATGGATGACATTCAGGCGCTGCTTCCGCCGCCACAGTTCACGGCCACGGCCCGGCCTGGCAAGGTGACCCTGGCCTGGAAGGCGGGAGACAACCCCAATATCGTCGGCCTCGCCGTGGAGCGGGCCACTTCGCAAAACGGTTTGTACACCCTGCTCACCCCCCAGGCCCTGGACCCAAAAACGACAACTTGGACCGATACGGACGTCGTGGACAGCATCATCTACCATTACCGCGTGCGGTCGGTCTCCCCGACGGGCGAGATGGGGCCGCCCTCCGGCGTGGCCACGGCCATGCCGCCCACGGCCACGGCCCCGCCTGCGCCGCAAAAAGTGCAGGCCAGGACAAGCCCGATAGAGACGCAGCTGACCTGGGACCGGGCAAAATTTCCCATTGCCGGATACATCGTGGAACGCCGCGCCGAGGGCTCCGCGCAATGGGCCAGGCTGAACCCGTCCATCACCTCGGACCGGCATTACCGGGATCAATACATCACGGGCACTTTCGGGGTCTACCATTACAGGATCAGGGCCGTGTCCTTCGACAACAAAATCAGCCCGCCCAGCGCGGAGGTCAGGGCCGCCATCGAGGACACCAGCAAGCCCCCCACGCCGCTCATCACCGCCATCGACGGCGCTGACGGCAAGGTTGTGCTGTCCTTTGCGCCGGGCGTTCCGGAGAAGAAAACTGCAACCCTGTCCATCCTGCGCGGCAAGGAAGGGCTGCGGCAAGGCGACGTGCTGGCGGAGAGCCTCTCCGCGGACCAACACAGTTTCGTGGACGTCGCGGTGGAACCCGGCCAGAGCTACTGGTACGCGGTTCTGGCCCGGGACAACGCGGGGCGCGAGAGCGAATTGAGCGGTAAGCGTCTGGTCACGGTCGGCGTCCCGGCCATTCCCGTGCCTGCCGCGCCCTCGGCGGAATTCGTGCAGGACCCCTTCGCCCATGTCCTCATCCGCTTCACGCCCCCGCCAGCGTCCTTTCTGCTGACCGTACAGCGGCGGGACAGCGGGGACGGCCCCTGGCGAACCATCGCAAAAGGCGTGTCGGACACGGACCAGGCCATGGACACCAACCCCTCCGCAGGCCCGGCAAGCTACCGCATCATCCATCATACGGCCACCGGAATGGAGGGCGAACCCTCCCCGGCCATCACCGTGACGCGTTGA